One Nodularia sp. LEGE 06071 DNA segment encodes these proteins:
- a CDS encoding PIN domain-containing protein, which produces MDYLLDSNIVSYILKRNVTVDTKLREVTRKGEEVFISCITYYEIKRGLLSINASRQLSEFKQFLEKHTILLLDDMEIIEKACEIHVDLKRRGFTIQEQDILIAATAITRGLILVSNDSDLLRVQGINLENWARAEF; this is translated from the coding sequence GTGGATTACTTACTTGATTCAAATATTGTCTCTTATATTTTGAAAAGGAATGTAACCGTAGATACTAAATTACGAGAAGTTACTCGTAAAGGGGAAGAAGTATTTATTAGTTGCATTACTTACTATGAAATTAAAAGAGGACTTTTATCTATAAATGCTTCGAGACAGTTATCTGAATTTAAGCAGTTTCTTGAAAAACATACCATCTTGTTATTAGATGATATGGAGATTATAGAGAAAGCCTGCGAAATTCATGTAGATTTAAAACGTAGGGGTTTTACTATTCAAGAGCAAGATATATTGATTGCAGCAACTGCAATTACACGCGGCTTGATTCTAGTCTCTAATGATTCAGATTTGTTAAGAGTTCAAGGTATTAATTTAGAAAATTGGGCAAGAGCAGAATTTTGA
- a CDS encoding MarR family transcriptional regulator — MIGAKFRSSIHWFQSWLSQAKTTNPDNLLNKPPDDIIQEFSQKLGQLSHPLEYRTSIQETLTSALADWQQNVTAANSLVILGCSVEPIAEIVQESLTDEFPKGLKIIHPLAQCKRSPDCSSLEKAISEALCSETESDSADDGGDANPELTQRQTLVVIPSLAQCFLRCIEGWEGIEFLQNAVVKDKSRFWLIGCNYSAWTFLDQVCQVSAYLEQVHPLPKLKGDALQKWLAPVTAQLTPEDSDADMDLADCKSLASLASGVSSVAAQLWLQALRIRAADIPDAVSESQPAFTPQGVTLEIPINLRQTKPILPSLPDLTATDRYLLHSLLLHGEMTRTDLALSLGESEQLVRSRVQMLQRAGVIMQHQGQLNIYPAYYPSLKTELINNNFLIGEE; from the coding sequence ATGATAGGCGCAAAATTCCGATCTTCTATCCATTGGTTTCAGTCTTGGCTCTCCCAGGCTAAAACAACTAATCCCGATAATCTCCTCAATAAACCGCCTGACGACATTATTCAGGAGTTTTCTCAAAAACTAGGTCAATTATCCCATCCACTGGAATATCGTACTTCTATCCAAGAAACACTGACTTCAGCTTTGGCAGATTGGCAGCAAAATGTTACAGCTGCCAATAGTCTGGTGATTCTAGGTTGTTCGGTGGAACCAATTGCTGAAATTGTGCAGGAAAGTCTAACAGATGAATTCCCTAAAGGTTTGAAAATTATCCATCCTCTAGCGCAGTGCAAACGTTCACCTGATTGTTCATCTCTGGAAAAAGCAATTAGTGAAGCTTTATGTTCTGAAACAGAGTCTGACTCCGCAGATGATGGCGGTGATGCTAATCCAGAACTGACTCAAAGGCAGACTTTGGTCGTGATTCCCTCTCTGGCGCAGTGCTTTCTACGATGTATTGAGGGGTGGGAAGGTATCGAGTTTCTGCAAAATGCCGTTGTCAAGGATAAATCTCGGTTTTGGCTGATTGGTTGCAATTATTCGGCTTGGACATTTCTCGATCAGGTTTGTCAGGTGAGTGCTTATTTAGAACAAGTTCACCCCCTACCTAAATTGAAAGGAGATGCACTGCAAAAATGGTTAGCACCTGTCACCGCACAATTAACTCCTGAAGACAGCGACGCGGATATGGATTTAGCTGACTGTAAATCTCTTGCTAGTCTTGCTTCTGGGGTGAGTAGCGTGGCGGCTCAATTATGGCTGCAAGCATTACGGATTCGTGCGGCGGATATCCCTGATGCTGTTTCTGAGTCTCAGCCTGCATTTACGCCTCAAGGTGTGACTCTGGAAATTCCCATTAACCTCCGACAAACGAAGCCGATTTTGCCGAGTTTACCTGATTTGACTGCTACCGATCGCTACCTGCTACATTCTCTATTGCTACATGGGGAGATGACTCGGACTGATCTAGCTCTGAGTTTAGGCGAAAGTGAACAACTTGTGCGATCGCGTGTACAGATGCTTCAGCGTGCAGGTGTGATCATGCAACACCAGGGGCAATTAAATATTTATCCTGCATACTATCCTTCTCTCAAAACAGAGTTAATTAATAACAATTTTTTGATTGGAGAGGAATAA
- the bioF gene encoding 8-amino-7-oxononanoate synthase, which yields MPQDPYSWIEASLATIHKANWYRCVQTIDGRPGATVLLAGEEVINFASNDYLGLAGDERLMKAAIYAIEKMGTGSTGSRLLSGHRELHRELEQAIAAWKQTEDAVVFSSGYLANLGAIAALVGKRDLILSDQYNHSSLKNGAILSGAEFLEYPHCDMEALKTQLSQQRQNYRRCLIITDSVFSMDGDLCPLPVLLDIADQFSCMLLIDEAHSTAVLGKTGAGCVEHFHSTGRILIQIGTLSKALGSLGGYVAGNANLIDYLRNRAPSWIYTTALSPADTAAALAAIEIVQKEPQRLTQLWRNVDYLKRLIAEQLPYLKLLPTESPIICLQLPSAADALKVGKQLRSHGIFAPAIRPPTVPTSRIRISVMATHETAHIEKLVSVLSNIL from the coding sequence ATGCCCCAAGACCCTTACAGTTGGATAGAAGCATCTCTAGCAACTATCCACAAAGCCAACTGGTATCGCTGTGTACAGACAATTGATGGTCGCCCTGGTGCTACTGTGCTTTTGGCTGGGGAAGAAGTAATCAATTTTGCCAGTAATGATTATTTGGGATTGGCTGGGGATGAACGCTTGATGAAAGCGGCAATTTATGCTATTGAGAAAATGGGGACTGGTAGTACTGGTTCTCGATTACTCAGTGGACATCGGGAATTACATCGGGAATTGGAACAGGCGATCGCAGCTTGGAAACAAACAGAAGATGCTGTAGTATTTAGTTCTGGGTATTTAGCCAATTTAGGTGCGATCGCAGCTTTAGTAGGTAAGCGTGATTTAATTTTATCTGACCAGTATAATCATTCCAGTCTGAAAAATGGGGCGATTCTCAGCGGTGCAGAATTTCTCGAATATCCCCACTGTGATATGGAAGCGTTAAAAACTCAACTGAGTCAGCAACGCCAAAACTACAGACGTTGTTTGATAATTACTGATAGCGTCTTCAGTATGGATGGTGATTTGTGTCCATTACCAGTATTATTAGATATAGCAGATCAGTTTAGCTGTATGCTGCTCATAGATGAAGCTCACAGTACTGCAGTACTAGGAAAAACTGGTGCAGGATGCGTAGAACATTTTCACAGCACAGGTAGGATCTTAATTCAAATTGGCACATTAAGTAAAGCCTTGGGTAGTTTAGGCGGCTATGTAGCGGGAAACGCCAACCTCATTGATTATTTACGAAATCGCGCCCCCAGTTGGATTTACACTACAGCACTTTCACCCGCAGACACGGCGGCGGCCTTAGCCGCAATTGAGATAGTGCAGAAAGAACCGCAACGTCTGACGCAACTATGGCGGAATGTGGATTATTTAAAAAGGTTAATTGCAGAACAATTACCCTACCTGAAATTATTACCTACGGAATCACCCATAATTTGTTTACAGTTACCCAGTGCAGCAGATGCACTCAAAGTTGGCAAACAGCTAAGAAGTCACGGCATTTTTGCCCCAGCTATTCGTCCCCCCACAGTCCCGACAAGTCGGATACGGATATCTGTGATGGCTACTCATGAAACCGCACATATTGAAAAATTGGTATCAGTTCTCAGCAATATTTTATAA
- the ruvA gene encoding Holliday junction branch migration protein RuvA: MISYLKGIVAGIQTIGGGRMMLTLEVNNLGYDLQVPQRLAKQLPESGGVTQIFTHLQIRDEVPFLYGFASPAERDLFRQLLTVSGIGTASAIALLDTLEVPDLVQAIIAANTQILIQAPGVGKKTAERICLELKTKLVEWRKSAGFFVATGGPAPGILEEVQMTLFALGYTVDEVSHALHVVSEDIGLTKDAYVEDWIKQAIAHLSSSEEVTHS; the protein is encoded by the coding sequence ATGATTAGCTATCTCAAAGGGATTGTCGCTGGTATTCAAACAATTGGCGGGGGTCGCATGATGTTGACTCTCGAAGTGAATAATTTGGGGTATGATTTGCAAGTTCCGCAACGCTTGGCAAAACAATTGCCAGAGTCGGGTGGAGTCACACAAATTTTTACCCATCTGCAAATTCGCGATGAAGTGCCGTTTCTCTACGGCTTTGCTTCCCCCGCCGAACGTGATTTGTTCCGCCAATTGCTCACTGTCAGCGGTATTGGTACTGCTAGTGCGATCGCACTCTTGGATACTTTGGAAGTTCCAGATTTAGTCCAAGCAATTATCGCTGCCAATACCCAAATCTTAATTCAAGCGCCTGGTGTGGGCAAAAAAACCGCAGAGCGCATCTGTTTGGAACTGAAAACTAAGTTAGTCGAATGGCGCAAATCAGCAGGCTTCTTCGTCGCCACAGGCGGCCCCGCACCAGGGATTTTAGAAGAAGTGCAAATGACTCTTTTCGCTTTGGGATATACTGTCGATGAAGTTAGTCACGCCTTACACGTAGTCAGTGAAGATATTGGACTCACAAAAGACGCTTACGTAGAAGATTGGATTAAACAAGCGATCGCGCATCTTAGCAGCAGCGAAGAAGTTACTCATTCGTAG
- a CDS encoding mechanosensitive ion channel family protein, whose amino-acid sequence MPFSMIYNISLFAQLLDDNGIAERLLTDITVNKILKALISVFIAYGISVSIQSFVNWLSERVPRLFRLTIKQSVPFWKGLILIITVVYLLNLFLNLSQRNLLAFTGTIAVALGFAFKDYVSSIIAGVVTLFEAPYRVGDRIRIGEHYGEVIGYGLRGLRLQTPDDNTVTIPHNKTWTDAISNANSGQLEAQVVTEFYLDHEVDTEKVIQILYQTAYSSRYTQLKLPVVVIMEELPWCTQFKLKSYPMDARDEFIYKTDLIRQAKQAFTKHQLSYPNKIGQVTSQTMFENN is encoded by the coding sequence ATGCCTTTTTCTATGATTTATAATATTAGCTTGTTTGCTCAATTGTTAGATGATAATGGCATCGCCGAAAGACTCCTGACTGATATTACAGTCAACAAGATTCTCAAAGCTCTAATTAGCGTTTTTATCGCCTACGGAATTTCTGTATCAATTCAATCTTTCGTTAATTGGCTATCTGAGCGAGTCCCGCGTTTGTTCCGACTCACAATTAAACAGTCAGTACCTTTTTGGAAAGGACTGATTTTGATCATCACTGTAGTTTACCTCCTCAACCTCTTTCTGAATCTGTCTCAAAGAAATCTTTTAGCATTCACTGGCACGATTGCTGTAGCATTAGGATTTGCATTCAAAGACTATGTAAGTTCGATTATTGCTGGAGTTGTGACGTTATTTGAAGCACCCTATCGAGTAGGCGATCGCATTCGCATTGGCGAACACTACGGCGAAGTGATCGGTTACGGTTTACGTGGACTCAGACTGCAAACCCCTGATGATAACACTGTCACCATTCCCCACAATAAAACTTGGACAGATGCTATTTCTAATGCTAACAGTGGGCAGTTAGAAGCACAAGTAGTTACGGAATTTTACTTAGATCATGAAGTGGATACTGAGAAGGTAATCCAAATTCTTTATCAAACTGCTTACAGTAGTAGATACACGCAGTTAAAACTGCCGGTGGTTGTGATCATGGAAGAATTACCCTGGTGTACCCAATTCAAACTCAAATCTTACCCAATGGATGCTAGGGACGAGTTTATTTACAAAACCGATTTGATCCGACAGGCTAAACAAGCATTTACCAAACATCAGCTTTCCTATCCAAACAAAATAGGACAGGTGACTTCTCAGACGATGTTTGAAAATAATTGA
- the xseB gene encoding exodeoxyribonuclease VII small subunit, with the protein MVKRKDASSSDSMAAWNYEGKVLEIEEIIARIEAGELDLQEVFEQFSTAVESLRQCESFLQQRQQQVNLLIETLTDE; encoded by the coding sequence ATGGTTAAGCGTAAGGATGCTTCGAGTTCTGATTCGATGGCGGCTTGGAATTATGAGGGGAAGGTGCTGGAAATAGAAGAAATTATTGCTCGCATTGAGGCGGGTGAGTTGGATTTGCAGGAGGTGTTTGAGCAGTTTTCTACTGCTGTTGAGTCTTTGCGTCAGTGCGAAAGTTTTTTGCAGCAGCGACAGCAACAGGTGAATCTGTTAATTGAAACTTTGACGGATGAGTAA
- a CDS encoding sucrose-phosphate phosphatase, which yields MKPFLFVSDLDNTFVGDDNALAALTQSLSQHRQAYGTKIVYATGRSPILYRELQKEKNLMEPDALVLSVGTEIYLDGKDTPDAGWSEILSSGWDSELVLKIAQSFPELELQPDSEQRAFKVSFFLQQEVAVNVLPQLEAELLKSKLNIKLIYSSGIDLDIVPLTSDKGQAMQFLRQKWSFAAEQTVVCGDSGNDIALFAVGEERGIIVGNARPELLKWHSEYPANYRYLAQAVCAGGILEGLRYFGFLE from the coding sequence ATGAAACCATTTCTTTTTGTCTCTGACTTGGATAACACCTTCGTGGGTGATGACAACGCTTTAGCCGCATTGACACAATCACTGAGTCAACATCGCCAAGCATACGGCACTAAGATTGTTTATGCTACAGGGCGATCGCCTATTCTTTACCGCGAACTCCAAAAAGAAAAAAATCTCATGGAACCGGATGCTTTGGTTCTGTCTGTAGGTACGGAAATTTATCTTGACGGTAAAGATACCCCCGATGCGGGTTGGTCAGAAATCCTCTCCTCTGGTTGGGATAGTGAATTGGTATTAAAAATCGCTCAGTCTTTTCCTGAGTTGGAGCTGCAACCAGATTCAGAACAACGGGCTTTTAAAGTCAGTTTTTTCTTACAGCAAGAGGTAGCAGTAAATGTCTTACCGCAACTAGAGGCAGAGTTACTCAAATCTAAATTAAATATTAAATTAATCTATAGTAGCGGTATTGACCTTGACATTGTGCCTCTTACCAGCGATAAAGGTCAGGCAATGCAGTTCCTCCGTCAAAAGTGGAGCTTTGCAGCAGAACAAACAGTTGTCTGCGGTGATTCAGGTAATGATATTGCTTTATTCGCTGTAGGCGAGGAACGGGGAATCATAGTCGGGAATGCACGTCCAGAGTTACTTAAGTGGCACAGCGAGTATCCCGCTAACTATCGTTACCTGGCACAAGCTGTTTGTGCTGGTGGAATTCTCGAAGGTTTAAGGTACTTTGGATTCTTAGAATGA